The Horticoccus luteus DNA window CGCAGCGTCTGCTCCACGAGGGGGCGCCCATTTTCCCCGGCGACCACCATTGCGCAACGAATCTGCCCCGACTCGATCATCGCCGCGGCGACGCAAAGTGCATTGAGGAATCCGAGGCACGCATTCGACACATCGAAAATTTGCGTCGTCGCGGGCAGCCCGATTTTGCGGTGAGCGAAGGAGGCCGTGGCCGGTTCGAGCATGTCGCGCGACACCGCCGCGTGGATGAAAAGTTCCACGTCGGCCGCGCGCAAATTCGATTCTGCCAGCACCGCGCGTCCCGCTGCCGCACTCGCATCCGACGGCCGCCAGCCTTCCGGCCACAGGCGGCGTTCACGAATGCCGGTCATCAACTCCAGCCGCCCGGCGGGCAATTTCAAACGCTCGTAAAGCGGCCTCAGGCGCTCTTCGATTTCGTTCGAAGTTAAAACCTCGTCGGGCATCGCGACCGCGATGGATTCCAGGCAGACGTGAGTGAAACGCATGACGTCTTTAACGCTCCGGCCGCATCGCGAGCCGGATGATTTCCTGATCGAAATAATTGCTGCCCAGCCCGGCGTCGACGACGAGCGTCGTTCCATTGATGCCACTGCTGCGTTCGCTCAAGAGGAAGACCGCGGCATCGGCTACTTCCTGTGTCGCGAGATTGCGTTTTCGAAACGTGAGTTTTTCCGCGTAGAGATAGCTTTCAATGTAGCCCGGAATGCCCGCGGAGGCGCTCGTTTTCAGCGGCCCGGCGCCGATGACGTTCACGCGAATTTCGCTCGTCGCTGACAAGGACTTGGCGAGGAAACGCGTGGCGGATTCGAGGGCGGCCTTGATGGGCCCCATGTAGCCGTAGTTGTCGGGCGTGACCTGCAACGATGAAATGCCGATGGTCACGATGGAGGCGTGGCGCGCGAGATGGGGTTTGAACGCCCGGGTGATCTCCACGAGGGAGAACGCCGACACCGCCGTGGCTTGGAGAAAGTCGGTCCGTTTGGTCTCGTCGAACGGACGGAATCCCTCGCTGTAATTGGCAAACGCGATCGAGTGCACGAGCCCGTGCAAAGGGGCCAAACCTGCGGCTGCCACTTCGGCGGCGAGACGCGCCGCGGCGCCTTCCTCTTCCACGTCGCAGACGAAGACCGGCTTGTCGGCGAGCAAGGTCTCCAGCGATTTACGACGCGCTTCCGAGCGCACGCTGTAAATGACGCGGGCGCCCTGCTCTTCCAAGGTCTTTGCGATGTGCCAGGCGACGCTTTTGCGGTTGGCCACACCGAGGACGAGAAACGTCTGGCCGGCGAGATGGAGGAAGTCTGGCATCGCGTGGCTCACGCGTTCGGCGCGGGAGCTTGGCCGTCAGGGGTTTTCCACGCGACGGAGAAATCGACATTCAACACCCGCGTGCCATTGGCCTTCTTGATGCTGCCGGTGAGCATGGTGAAGCCGCCGAGGGTGGTTTTTTCCTTCACCGCGAGAAGAATGGTATCGCCCGGATAAATCGGGCTCCGGAACCGCACATCGCTTATTTTCGCAATCAAGGGCACACCCTCTCCCGGTTTTCCGCCCGCGGCTTGCGCTTTCAATGCCATGTAGCACGCCGCGGTCTGGAAGACCGCCTCGCACAGCAACACGCCAGGCGTGATCGGAGCACCAGGATAATGCCCGCGGTAGAAATCCTCGTCGGCCCGCCATGTGCGTTTGGCCGTCAATCCGTCTGCCTCTTGGGTGACAATTTCGTCGACAAACAAAAACGGCGGACGGTGCGGAATGAGGTCGGTGACGGTGGGCATGTTAGGAAGCGGCGGCGGGAGCGTGGGGTTTGGCGGCGTAGAGGACCTTGTCGATTTTGTTGGCGACGATAACGCCATAATTAATCGTGCCGAGCCAGCCCGACATGATGATGCCAACGGAGCCGGCATGATAGAGTCCGGGCAGCATGGCGGGCAATTCCATGGAGACTTTCAGGCCTTCGAATTTGGTGCCAAACGAAGTGCCGCCGGTATGCGTTGTGTAGCGCTCGATCGTCCGCGGCGTGGCGGCCTCCTTCCAATCGATTTTTTCGCCCACCCCGGGGATAAACGTCTCCAACGCGGCCAGTGACTCGTCGATGAGCCGCTGCTTGTTGCGCTCATAGTCCTCCTCGCTCAACCCCGCCCAGTCCGGATAACAGCCATTTAACGACGCGACGACTGTGTAGCGTTCCGAGCCGGGGCGCGTGTCGGGATAATAGACGGAAAACGTGCGACTCGTCGTGCGAAAGTCCGTGAGTTCCGTGCTGCTGAATTCGGCACTCGCCGAGGTGAAGACGAGATCGCCGATGTGCGGAATCGATTCCCCTTTTCGAATGCCGAAATAGACTTGGCAGGAGCTCGAGTTAATCCGCACCGCCTGCGCCTCGGC harbors:
- a CDS encoding enoyl-ACP reductase FabI encodes the protein MPDFLHLAGQTFLVLGVANRKSVAWHIAKTLEEQGARVIYSVRSEARRKSLETLLADKPVFVCDVEEEGAAARLAAEVAAAGLAPLHGLVHSIAFANYSEGFRPFDETKRTDFLQATAVSAFSLVEITRAFKPHLARHASIVTIGISSLQVTPDNYGYMGPIKAALESATRFLAKSLSATSEIRVNVIGAGPLKTSASAGIPGYIESYLYAEKLTFRKRNLATQEVADAAVFLLSERSSGINGTTLVVDAGLGSNYFDQEIIRLAMRPER
- a CDS encoding 3-hydroxyacyl-ACP dehydratase FabZ family protein, translating into MPTVTDLIPHRPPFLFVDEIVTQEADGLTAKRTWRADEDFYRGHYPGAPITPGVLLCEAVFQTAACYMALKAQAAGGKPGEGVPLIAKISDVRFRSPIYPGDTILLAVKEKTTLGGFTMLTGSIKKANGTRVLNVDFSVAWKTPDGQAPAPNA